The following proteins come from a genomic window of Winogradskyella sp. PC-19:
- a CDS encoding M16 family metallopeptidase produces the protein MKIFRFVSIAFLTALLIVSCKDETTKNEDQSSELKVDYEKFTLDNGLEVLFHVDRSDPVVAVSLTAHVGSAREIEGRTGFAHLFEHLLFLESENLGKGGLDKMSARIGGSGANGSTSRDRTNYLQTVPKDALEKMIWAEADKLGYFINTVTEPVLAKEKQVVKNEKRQSVDNRPYGHTQYVIDSNLYPKGHPYSWQVIGSLEDLQNATLQDVKDFFNRWYVPNNVILTIAGDFDTSQAKEWIEKYFSEIPRGNDIPTLAKQPAKLDASKHLYYEDNFARAPRLTMVWPGVPQYHEDSYALSVLTQYLTNGKKAPLDKVLVQDEQLTSFVGMGEYNSEVSGQIQLSVTAFDQTELDDVAKAIQKGFADFEANGISEADLNRIKAGQETNFYSSLSSVLGKGAQLTQYEMFAGDAGYITKDVENILAVTPEDVMRVYNTYIKDKNYIATSFVPKGQANFVLENSELAQVVEEKIIEGAEETFDASIVATYEKTPSSFDRSIEPPYGDSPDVKVPEVWKTDLESGIKVSGIENDEVPLVQFQLKIKGGMLLENLDKIGVSNIMADLMSRGTKNKTPEQLETEIESLGARINTYATDDAVYITGSCLSKNYEATMNLVSEILLEPRWDAKEFDLIKQSVTSSIQRQKANPNAIAANEYAKLLYGENHILAQNNQGTEASVEAITIEDLKNYYNTNLTPKLASLNVVGDISKAEVTKNLESINTRWEAKDVTIPEIPTVQAPEKGTVYFYDVPNAKQSQLRFGYPAPKATDDDYFAAGVMNYRLGGGGFASQLTQQLREGKGYTYGIRSRFSGDENSGNFTISSGVRSNVTYESAALVKDILDNYAKDFDSNDLEVTKGYTIKSNARAFETLGAKLRMLSNISDLGYDDDYAKQQEEIVKALTVEDMKSLAGKYLRPDQMIYLVVGDAKTQLDKLEQLGFGKPVLLNPTFEALDK, from the coding sequence ATGAAAATATTCAGATTTGTATCAATCGCTTTCTTAACAGCACTTCTTATAGTAAGTTGTAAAGATGAAACTACTAAAAACGAAGACCAATCTTCAGAATTAAAAGTAGACTACGAGAAATTCACCCTTGACAATGGACTAGAAGTTTTATTTCATGTAGACCGTTCTGACCCAGTTGTAGCAGTATCACTAACAGCACATGTTGGTTCTGCTAGAGAGATTGAAGGTCGTACTGGATTTGCTCACCTTTTTGAACATTTATTATTTTTAGAATCAGAAAACTTAGGAAAAGGCGGGCTTGATAAAATGAGTGCACGTATTGGTGGCTCTGGTGCAAATGGTTCAACAAGTCGTGACCGTACAAACTATTTGCAAACGGTACCAAAAGATGCTTTAGAAAAAATGATTTGGGCCGAAGCAGATAAACTAGGTTATTTTATCAATACTGTAACCGAACCTGTTCTTGCAAAAGAAAAGCAAGTTGTAAAAAATGAAAAACGTCAGTCTGTAGATAACAGACCTTATGGTCATACACAATATGTGATTGACAGTAATTTATATCCAAAAGGACATCCGTATAGCTGGCAAGTTATAGGCTCATTAGAGGATTTACAAAATGCTACATTACAAGATGTAAAAGACTTTTTTAACCGATGGTATGTACCTAACAATGTAATTTTAACCATTGCTGGTGACTTTGATACATCACAAGCAAAAGAATGGATAGAAAAGTATTTTTCTGAAATTCCACGTGGCAATGATATTCCTACTCTAGCAAAACAGCCTGCTAAACTAGACGCTTCAAAACATTTGTATTACGAAGACAATTTTGCTCGAGCGCCTAGATTAACAATGGTTTGGCCAGGCGTACCACAATATCATGAAGATTCATATGCATTAAGTGTTTTAACTCAGTATTTAACAAACGGAAAAAAAGCACCTTTAGACAAAGTTTTGGTTCAGGACGAACAACTCACAAGTTTTGTTGGTATGGGTGAGTACAATTCTGAAGTGTCTGGACAAATACAATTAAGCGTAACAGCTTTTGACCAAACAGAGTTAGATGATGTTGCAAAGGCTATTCAAAAAGGATTTGCAGATTTTGAAGCTAATGGTATTTCGGAAGCCGATTTAAATCGGATTAAAGCTGGTCAAGAAACTAATTTTTATTCTAGTCTGTCTAGTGTTTTAGGAAAAGGTGCACAATTAACGCAATACGAAATGTTTGCTGGTGACGCAGGTTATATTACAAAAGATGTTGAGAATATTTTAGCAGTTACACCTGAAGACGTCATGCGTGTTTACAATACTTATATAAAAGACAAAAATTATATCGCTACGAGTTTTGTGCCAAAAGGACAAGCCAATTTTGTATTGGAAAATTCTGAATTAGCACAAGTTGTGGAAGAAAAAATTATAGAAGGCGCTGAAGAAACTTTTGACGCATCTATCGTTGCCACATACGAAAAAACACCATCTAGTTTCGACAGAAGTATCGAGCCACCTTACGGAGATAGTCCTGACGTAAAAGTTCCAGAAGTTTGGAAAACTGATTTAGAATCTGGAATCAAAGTATCAGGTATAGAAAATGACGAAGTTCCACTGGTACAATTTCAACTAAAAATAAAAGGCGGAATGCTTTTAGAAAACCTTGACAAAATTGGTGTTTCTAATATTATGGCAGATTTAATGTCACGTGGTACAAAAAACAAAACACCAGAGCAATTAGAAACAGAAATTGAAAGTCTTGGTGCACGCATCAACACATATGCTACTGATGACGCAGTTTACATAACCGGAAGTTGTTTATCAAAAAACTATGAAGCCACGATGAATTTGGTGTCAGAAATACTTTTGGAGCCACGTTGGGATGCCAAAGAATTCGACTTAATCAAGCAAAGCGTAACCTCCAGTATTCAACGCCAAAAGGCAAATCCAAATGCGATTGCAGCAAACGAGTATGCTAAATTATTATATGGAGAAAATCACATTTTAGCTCAAAATAATCAGGGTACTGAAGCTTCGGTTGAAGCTATTACTATCGAAGATTTAAAAAATTATTATAATACTAATCTAACACCAAAATTAGCATCTTTAAATGTGGTTGGTGATATCTCAAAAGCAGAGGTGACAAAAAACTTAGAATCTATTAATACAAGATGGGAAGCAAAAGATGTAACTATACCAGAGATACCAACTGTACAAGCTCCTGAAAAAGGAACAGTATATTTTTATGATGTACCTAACGCAAAACAATCACAGTTACGTTTTGGCTATCCAGCGCCTAAAGCCACAGATGATGACTATTTTGCTGCTGGTGTCATGAATTACAGACTTGGTGGTGGCGGTTTTGCATCGCAACTCACCCAACAATTACGTGAGGGCAAAGGTTACACCTATGGTATTCGTTCGCGTTTTAGCGGTGACGAAAACTCAGGAAATTTCACCATTTCTAGTGGTGTGAGAAGTAACGTCACATACGAATCTGCAGCTTTAGTTAAAGACATATTAGATAACTATGCAAAAGATTTTGACAGTAATGATTTAGAAGTCACTAAAGGTTATACCATAAAAAGTAATGCACGCGCTTTTGAAACACTCGGCGCAAAATTACGTATGCTATCAAACATAAGTGACTTAGGTTATGATGACGATTATGCAAAACAACAAGAAGAAATTGTTAAGGCATTGACTGTAGAAGATATGAAGTCTTTAGCAGGTAAATATCTAAGACCTGACCAGATGATTTATTTAGTTGTTGGCGATGCTAAAACACAATTAGATAAATTAGAACAATTAGGTTTTGGAAAACCGGTTTTACTAAACCCTACTTTCGAAGCTTTGGATAAGTAA
- a CDS encoding alkaline phosphatase D family protein, giving the protein MKLIYKALLLVLLFNFGCKTKNETAIQTDNKSKVAEADFTIAFGSCNKQYSANDLWDDILAKNPNLWIWGGDNIYSDTYDMSELKAAYEEQIAHPEYKKLVSRTKILGTWDDHDYGKNDAGAEYTMKKESQQLFLDFMGVSETDKRRNIEGIYYSEVLKIDKGSIKIIVLDTRYFRSELEKDTQTKKRYKPTKNTDTTILGETQWQWLNNELKSSNANFNIIVGSIQFLSKEHGFETWGNFPHEVNKLQNVIVNSKAKGVLLLSGDRHISEFSRMSVEGLSYPLIDFTSSGLTHSYTNFSGENNKYRVGKVVSGKSYGLLNFDFKKSQITMQMFADNNRKLQEITQQY; this is encoded by the coding sequence ATGAAGCTAATTTATAAAGCCCTTTTGTTAGTGTTGTTATTCAATTTTGGATGTAAAACTAAAAACGAAACAGCTATTCAAACCGATAATAAAAGTAAAGTCGCTGAAGCAGATTTTACTATTGCTTTTGGTTCTTGTAATAAGCAATACAGTGCAAATGATTTATGGGATGATATTTTAGCCAAAAATCCTAATCTGTGGATTTGGGGAGGTGACAATATTTACTCTGACACATATGACATGTCTGAGCTTAAAGCTGCATATGAAGAACAAATAGCACATCCTGAATATAAAAAGTTAGTCTCCAGAACAAAAATCTTAGGAACTTGGGATGATCACGATTATGGCAAAAATGATGCTGGTGCAGAATATACCATGAAAAAAGAAAGCCAGCAGCTATTTCTTGACTTCATGGGTGTTTCAGAAACTGATAAACGAAGAAATATAGAAGGTATTTATTATTCCGAAGTTTTAAAAATCGATAAAGGATCTATAAAAATTATAGTATTAGATACTCGTTATTTTAGGTCTGAATTAGAAAAAGATACCCAAACAAAAAAACGTTACAAACCTACAAAGAATACGGACACTACTATTTTGGGAGAAACCCAATGGCAATGGTTAAATAATGAGCTAAAATCGTCAAATGCGAATTTTAATATTATTGTAGGTAGTATACAATTTTTATCAAAGGAACATGGGTTCGAAACTTGGGGTAATTTTCCTCATGAGGTAAATAAGTTGCAAAATGTAATTGTTAATTCTAAAGCCAAAGGTGTGTTATTACTTTCAGGCGATAGACACATTTCAGAATTTTCTAGAATGAGTGTAGAGGGTTTGAGTTATCCATTAATCGACTTTACATCTAGCGGCCTTACTCACAGTTATACCAATTTTTCAGGTGAGAATAATAAATATAGAGTAGGTAAAGTAGTTTCTGGAAAAAGTTATGGTTTACTAAATTTTGATTTCAAAAAATCGCAAATTACCATGCAAATGTTTGCTGATAATAATAGAAAATTACAAGAAATTACACAGCAATATTAG
- the gldI gene encoding gliding motility-associated peptidyl-prolyl isomerase GldI, protein MKNLLFILILASAFCSCKSPEARPPEVVNSGSFIKESVERNKALNKAEREKILKLIASLPDKDFVTSENGFWYHYNSKVENDAQTPQFGDKITYTYNISDINGNEIYSEDDIGQQHYIMDKEELFSGLREGLKLMKPSENITFIFPSQKAYGYYGDDNKIGTNVPLICNVILKTITQNND, encoded by the coding sequence ATGAAAAACCTACTTTTTATTCTTATTCTGGCTAGTGCTTTTTGTAGCTGTAAATCTCCTGAAGCAAGACCTCCTGAAGTTGTTAACTCAGGTTCTTTTATAAAAGAATCTGTAGAACGTAATAAAGCCCTAAATAAAGCTGAGCGTGAAAAAATCCTAAAACTTATTGCTAGTTTACCAGATAAAGATTTTGTGACATCCGAAAATGGCTTTTGGTACCATTACAACTCTAAGGTCGAAAATGACGCTCAAACACCGCAATTTGGAGACAAAATCACTTACACTTATAATATCTCTGATATTAATGGAAATGAAATTTATTCAGAAGATGATATTGGACAGCAACACTATATCATGGATAAAGAAGAGTTATTTTCTGGACTTCGAGAAGGTTTAAAATTAATGAAACCTTCAGAAAACATAACATTTATTTTCCCATCACAAAAAGCGTATGGCTATTATGGTGATGACAACAAAATTGGTACAAACGTACCATTAATTTGCAACGTAATTTTAAAAACAATAACCCAAAACAATGATTAA
- a CDS encoding peptidylprolyl isomerase, with the protein MIKKLFIPFAALLIIASSSCKEPKYDIEDGLYAEIVTSKGTMVAKLHYDEVPVTVANFVALSEGNHPLAEEKYKGKPFYDGITFHRVMNNFMIQGGDPTGTGSGTPGYRFAADFSKELKHDKPGILSMANSGGINTNGSQFFITERPYPRGDFFDAEGNLKPCDQRGISCHSVFGELVIGLEVQDSISNVEVIDPRARNNKPVEDVLINKVNIIRIGRDAKKFDAPKVFQENMPKVEETFNELRKEAAKKAEEAKLIAEEKKAKIALEFKPTIDDYASKAKTLASGLKMHYLNKGTGEKPKTGQTAMINYQGYFTDGKLLDSNVKEVEEKFGMLNPQKVQRGMYAPAPMKISPDANLFPGFKEALATLRVGDKAFFYFPSHLAYGEAGRPPVVQPNTDLAFIIEMVDIQK; encoded by the coding sequence ATGATTAAGAAACTATTTATTCCATTTGCAGCATTACTTATAATTGCTTCATCGAGTTGTAAAGAACCTAAATATGATATCGAAGATGGACTTTACGCAGAAATCGTTACCTCTAAAGGTACTATGGTTGCTAAGCTGCATTATGACGAAGTTCCAGTAACTGTAGCAAATTTTGTTGCTTTATCAGAAGGTAATCATCCTTTAGCTGAAGAAAAATACAAAGGAAAACCGTTTTATGATGGTATTACATTCCATAGAGTAATGAACAATTTTATGATTCAAGGTGGTGATCCTACTGGTACAGGAAGTGGAACTCCAGGTTATAGATTTGCAGCTGACTTTAGCAAAGAATTAAAACATGACAAGCCAGGTATATTATCTATGGCTAATAGTGGTGGCATAAACACAAATGGAAGTCAATTTTTTATTACTGAAAGACCATATCCAAGAGGTGATTTCTTCGATGCAGAAGGAAACTTAAAGCCTTGTGACCAGCGTGGCATTAGTTGCCATTCTGTATTTGGAGAGCTAGTTATAGGTCTAGAAGTACAGGATTCTATTTCTAATGTAGAAGTCATAGACCCAAGAGCAAGAAACAACAAGCCAGTTGAAGATGTACTAATAAATAAGGTTAACATTATAAGAATTGGTAGAGATGCAAAAAAGTTTGACGCTCCTAAAGTGTTTCAAGAGAATATGCCAAAAGTTGAAGAAACTTTCAATGAATTAAGAAAAGAGGCTGCTAAAAAAGCTGAAGAGGCTAAACTTATTGCAGAGGAAAAGAAAGCCAAAATAGCTTTAGAGTTTAAGCCTACAATAGATGATTATGCTTCAAAAGCAAAAACATTAGCTTCAGGTTTAAAAATGCACTATTTAAACAAAGGAACAGGTGAAAAACCAAAAACTGGTCAAACAGCTATGATCAATTACCAAGGTTATTTCACTGATGGAAAATTACTAGATAGTAATGTAAAAGAAGTTGAAGAAAAATTTGGTATGCTTAATCCTCAAAAAGTTCAACGAGGCATGTACGCTCCTGCTCCTATGAAGATAAGTCCAGATGCAAATTTATTTCCAGGATTTAAAGAAGCATTAGCTACATTACGTGTTGGTGATAAAGCTTTTTTCTACTTTCCAAGTCATTTAGCTTATGGTGAAGCAGGAAGACCTCCAGTTGTTCAACCAAACACCGATTTAGCTTTTATTATCGAAATGGTGGATATTCAGAAATAA
- a CDS encoding aminoacyl-histidine dipeptidase: MSAEIRALEPKALWNKFADLNAVPRPSKKEERVIQFMKDFGEKLGLETIEDEVGNVIIRKPATEGMESRKPIVMQSHLDMVHQKNNDTVFDFDTQGIDMFVDGDWVKAKGTTLGADNGLGVATIMAVLESGTIAHPALEALFTIDEETGMTGAMGLKGGLLKGEILLNLDTEEDDEIGVGCAGGIDVTAAREYAEENTPEFKIGYKIAVKGLQGGHSGMQIHEGLGNANKIMNRLLFDGFENFGLRISEIDGGSLRNAIPRESNAIVVIDAVREDAFNFELNQLSETIKKEFKTMEPELEIVISKAETPNKIMDLGVQEGLTRAIYAALNGVYRMSPDIPELVETSNNLARVIVKDGHIKVGCLTRSSVESSKLDLANTLRATFELTGCEVDFSGDYPGWAPNMDSDILKVMVPIYERLNNGEKPHVAACHAGLECGILGQNYPEMDMISFGPNIKGAHSPDERAQISSAQKYWKFVLEILENIPEKN; this comes from the coding sequence ATGAGTGCAGAAATAAGAGCATTAGAACCAAAAGCTTTGTGGAATAAATTTGCAGATTTAAACGCAGTTCCAAGACCTTCAAAAAAAGAGGAACGTGTCATACAATTCATGAAAGATTTTGGAGAGAAACTAGGACTAGAGACTATAGAAGATGAAGTTGGAAATGTAATTATTCGTAAGCCAGCCACAGAAGGTATGGAGTCCAGAAAGCCAATAGTGATGCAGAGTCATTTGGATATGGTACATCAAAAAAATAACGATACGGTTTTTGATTTTGACACCCAAGGCATTGATATGTTTGTTGACGGTGATTGGGTTAAGGCAAAAGGAACCACTTTGGGTGCAGACAACGGACTTGGTGTTGCTACAATAATGGCAGTTTTAGAAAGTGGTACTATTGCACATCCAGCTTTAGAAGCGTTATTTACAATCGATGAAGAAACAGGAATGACTGGTGCCATGGGTTTAAAAGGAGGTTTGCTTAAAGGAGAGATTCTTTTGAATTTAGATACCGAAGAAGATGATGAAATAGGTGTAGGTTGTGCTGGTGGAATTGACGTTACTGCAGCTCGTGAATATGCTGAAGAAAATACACCAGAGTTTAAAATTGGATATAAAATCGCTGTAAAAGGCTTACAAGGTGGACATTCGGGCATGCAAATACACGAAGGTTTAGGTAATGCCAATAAAATTATGAATCGTTTATTGTTTGATGGTTTTGAGAATTTTGGATTGCGAATTTCAGAAATTGATGGCGGAAGTTTACGTAACGCCATTCCTAGAGAAAGTAATGCAATTGTGGTGATTGATGCCGTTCGCGAAGACGCTTTTAATTTTGAATTAAATCAACTTTCTGAAACAATAAAGAAAGAGTTTAAAACCATGGAACCGGAATTAGAAATTGTAATTTCTAAGGCTGAAACTCCTAATAAAATTATGGACTTAGGTGTTCAAGAAGGATTGACAAGAGCAATCTATGCTGCATTAAACGGTGTTTATAGAATGAGTCCAGATATACCGGAATTGGTAGAGACGTCTAATAATTTAGCGCGAGTAATAGTCAAAGATGGTCACATTAAGGTTGGTTGCTTAACACGTAGTTCTGTAGAATCTTCAAAATTAGATTTAGCAAATACACTAAGAGCTACTTTTGAATTAACGGGTTGTGAAGTAGATTTTTCTGGTGATTATCCAGGTTGGGCACCAAATATGGATTCTGATATTTTAAAAGTCATGGTACCAATTTACGAAAGACTTAATAATGGAGAAAAGCCGCACGTTGCTGCTTGCCATGCAGGACTAGAGTGCGGTATTTTAGGTCAAAATTATCCAGAAATGGATATGATTAGTTTTGGGCCAAATATTAAAGGTGCACATTCACCAGATGAACGTGCTCAGATTTCATCGGCACAGAAGTATTGGAAATTTGTTTTAGAGATTTTGGAAAATATACCAGAAAAAAATTAA
- a CDS encoding DHH family phosphoesterase: MKTEEISAVKDVLSVPKKIVIIPHRNPDGDAIGSTLGLMHYLKQQKHEVTVVAPNDYPHFLKWIPGESTIVKFDTQREVSEQLINQADILFTLDFNALHRTGHDMGAFLEQNQALKIMIDHHQAPDDYAKYMYSDVTMSSTCEMVYNFIEMLGDTDKITADIATCIYVGIMTDTGSFRFRSTTNRTHQVIANLIEKGADNTEIHNQVYDTNSYSRLQLLGRALQNLKVIPEYNTAYITLSQAELDKFNFKKGDTEGIVNYALSIHNTILAAIFIENTQEGIIKISLRSKGDFSVNELSRAHFNGGGHTNAAGGRSESSLKTTVEKFIAILPEYKSQLT; encoded by the coding sequence ATGAAAACAGAAGAAATTTCAGCAGTTAAGGACGTATTAAGCGTACCGAAAAAAATAGTTATTATTCCTCATAGAAACCCAGATGGCGATGCTATAGGCTCAACTTTAGGATTAATGCACTATTTAAAGCAGCAAAAGCATGAAGTCACTGTTGTAGCTCCGAATGATTATCCACATTTTCTAAAATGGATACCAGGAGAATCTACTATCGTAAAATTTGATACACAGCGTGAAGTTTCCGAACAACTTATAAATCAAGCAGATATATTATTTACATTAGATTTTAATGCTTTACACCGAACTGGCCACGATATGGGTGCCTTTTTAGAGCAAAACCAAGCTTTAAAAATAATGATTGACCATCATCAAGCACCAGACGATTATGCAAAATATATGTATTCTGATGTTACTATGTCTTCGACTTGTGAGATGGTATATAATTTTATTGAAATGCTTGGTGATACTGATAAAATAACCGCAGATATAGCGACATGCATTTATGTAGGTATAATGACAGACACTGGTTCATTTCGATTTAGGTCTACCACAAACAGGACGCACCAAGTTATTGCTAATCTCATCGAAAAAGGTGCTGACAATACCGAAATACACAATCAAGTATATGACACAAACAGCTATAGTAGACTTCAACTTTTAGGTAGAGCGCTTCAGAATTTAAAAGTCATTCCTGAATACAACACCGCTTACATTACACTGTCACAAGCGGAGTTAGATAAATTCAATTTTAAGAAAGGTGATACTGAAGGTATTGTTAATTATGCCTTGTCCATACACAATACTATTTTAGCAGCCATTTTTATTGAAAACACTCAAGAAGGTATTATTAAAATCTCATTACGAAGCAAAGGCGATTTTTCAGTCAATGAATTATCTCGTGCACACTTTAATGGTGGTGGTCACACAAATGCTGCTGGTGGTCGTAGTGAAAGTTCTTTAAAGACAACTGTTGAAAAATTTATTGCTATATTGCCTGAGTATAAAAGCCAACTCACATAA
- a CDS encoding DinB family protein, with protein sequence MINKNIELLSKHFKSIFFGGNWTAVNVKDTLDSIVLEEANYKVNNCNTIAHLIFHINYYIEGVLPVFDGGNLDIKDKFSYDAPIFKNESEWKDFKVKVLKNAEDLNHKISQLNEDQLFQPFVAEKYGTYYSNIHGIIEHTHYHLGQIVILKKLIENKL encoded by the coding sequence ATGATTAATAAAAATATAGAATTACTTAGTAAACACTTTAAATCTATCTTCTTCGGCGGTAATTGGACAGCAGTTAATGTTAAGGATACATTAGATTCAATTGTTTTAGAAGAAGCAAATTATAAAGTTAATAACTGTAATACAATCGCACATTTGATTTTTCATATTAACTACTATATCGAAGGTGTGTTACCTGTATTTGATGGTGGTAATCTAGATATTAAGGATAAATTCAGTTATGACGCACCGATTTTTAAGAATGAAAGTGAATGGAAAGATTTCAAGGTTAAGGTTTTAAAAAATGCCGAAGATTTAAATCATAAGATATCACAGCTAAACGAAGACCAATTATTTCAGCCATTTGTTGCTGAGAAATACGGTACCTATTATTCAAACATTCATGGTATTATAGAACATACACATTACCACTTAGGGCAAATTGTAATTCTAAAAAAACTTATTGAGAATAAGCTTTAA
- a CDS encoding MBL fold metallo-hydrolase, which produces MFYKYILFIPSLLLLFGCENKSATTEIEFSNSKTISKTSLVVLGVAQDAGYPQIGCTKSCCINTWNNFTPTLVTSLGIVDKTTQKTYLFEATPDIKFQIKELSSYLKSDKIVMPNGIFLTHAHMGHYTGLMQLGREAINSNNIPVYAMPRMYEYLNSSGPWNQLIDLKNINLKPINDGIEVTLSSTLKVTPFIVPHRGEYTETVGYRISGPNKTALFIPDIDKWNKWKTPIEEEIKKVDYAFIDATFYKNGEIGNRDMSEIPHPFVEESLKRFKNLTSKDKSKVHFIHFNHTNQLLQPNSEAQKQVKILGYNIAQQGQIFDL; this is translated from the coding sequence ATGTTTTATAAATACATTCTATTTATACCATCCTTATTATTGCTGTTTGGATGTGAAAATAAATCCGCTACTACAGAAATAGAATTTTCAAATTCTAAAACCATTTCTAAAACATCATTAGTTGTTTTAGGTGTTGCTCAAGATGCAGGCTATCCTCAAATTGGATGTACAAAATCTTGTTGTATTAATACATGGAATAATTTTACCCCAACTTTAGTTACCAGTTTAGGTATTGTAGACAAAACAACACAAAAAACATACTTATTTGAAGCTACTCCTGATATTAAATTTCAAATTAAAGAATTATCATCTTATTTAAAAAGTGATAAGATTGTAATGCCAAATGGTATTTTTCTAACACATGCCCACATGGGACATTATACAGGTTTAATGCAATTAGGTCGTGAAGCCATAAACTCTAATAATATTCCTGTATATGCAATGCCTAGAATGTATGAATATTTGAACTCAAGCGGACCTTGGAATCAATTAATTGATTTAAAAAATATTAATTTAAAACCTATAAATGATGGTATTGAAGTAACTTTGAGTTCGACTTTAAAAGTAACTCCTTTTATTGTTCCGCATAGAGGAGAATATACAGAAACTGTTGGCTATAGAATTTCTGGACCTAATAAGACGGCTTTATTTATTCCAGATATAGACAAATGGAATAAATGGAAAACTCCGATTGAAGAAGAAATTAAAAAGGTAGATTACGCATTCATAGACGCAACATTCTATAAAAATGGTGAGATTGGAAATAGAGATATGTCCGAGATACCGCATCCTTTTGTTGAAGAAAGTTTAAAACGTTTTAAAAATTTGACTTCAAAGGATAAATCTAAAGTACATTTTATTCACTTTAATCATACGAATCAGCTTTTACAACCGAATTCTGAAGCGCAAAAACAAGTCAAAATATTAGGATATAATATTGCTCAACAAGGACAAATCTTTGATTTATGA
- a CDS encoding nucleoside-diphosphate kinase: MATNRTFTMLKPDAVENGHIGAILEKINTAGFRIVAMKLTQMTKADAEAFYAVHNERPFFGELVEFMTRGPIVAAILEKDNAVEDFRALIGATNPADAAEGTIRKLYATSMGENAVHGSDSDDNAAIEGAFHFSGREMF; this comes from the coding sequence ATGGCAACTAACAGAACGTTTACAATGCTAAAGCCAGATGCTGTTGAAAATGGACACATTGGCGCAATATTAGAAAAAATCAACACTGCAGGTTTTAGAATCGTAGCAATGAAATTAACGCAAATGACAAAGGCTGATGCTGAAGCATTTTATGCTGTACACAATGAGCGTCCGTTTTTTGGAGAATTAGTCGAGTTTATGACTCGTGGTCCTATCGTTGCAGCAATCTTAGAAAAAGACAATGCTGTAGAAGATTTTAGAGCCTTAATCGGCGCTACTAATCCCGCTGATGCAGCAGAAGGTACGATACGTAAGCTGTACGCAACTTCTATGGGAGAAAATGCTGTTCACGGTAGTGATAGCGATGATAACGCTGCTATTGAAGGTGCTTTTCATTTTTCTGGAAGAGAAATGTTTTAG